A region of Candidatus Binatus sp. DNA encodes the following proteins:
- a CDS encoding D-alanyl-D-alanine carboxypeptidase family protein produces the protein MKALSPSGESVVGSSASRKFSGRFGGQFGLIAVAVALAALTSSHTALAARRHHASAAPAQEESAASASNTGLQGPYTEACVLEPVTGTVIFEANDHTPWPTASLAKMMLMLIVAEKIHDGSLKLTDNVTTSRKAAEMGGSQVYLKEGETFSLDDMMKAVVVHSANDASVAVAEYIAGSTDAFVVMMNQKAAALGMKDSHYYSVHGLPPARGQSADVASAYDQAILARELIKYPDVLRWSSIDTAPFRAGTFTLRNTNHLVRTYPGCDGLKTGFYDKAGFNVVATAKRGDLRLVAVVLGSQHKLTNFKQASEMLSQGFLNYEMHSVAKKGMPIAQSVAVTDAETASIKPVWGADAGVFVKRGDANNAIKVDYNLPPSIEAPVKAGQQIGTANVTAGGKSVATIALLAPSDIAKKASLTKRLLGIF, from the coding sequence ATGAAAGCTCTTTCGCCGTCCGGCGAATCCGTCGTCGGAAGCTCCGCTAGCCGAAAATTCAGCGGACGATTTGGCGGACAATTTGGATTGATCGCAGTGGCCGTCGCGCTCGCCGCGTTGACGTCTTCGCACACTGCCTTGGCCGCGCGCCGTCATCATGCCAGCGCCGCGCCCGCCCAAGAGGAGAGCGCTGCCAGCGCGTCGAACACCGGCCTGCAAGGTCCTTACACCGAGGCCTGCGTGCTCGAACCCGTCACCGGCACGGTCATCTTCGAGGCCAACGATCACACCCCGTGGCCGACCGCATCGCTGGCCAAAATGATGCTGATGCTGATCGTCGCCGAGAAAATCCACGACGGCTCGCTCAAGCTCACCGACAATGTAACCACCTCGCGCAAGGCGGCCGAGATGGGCGGATCGCAAGTCTATCTCAAGGAGGGCGAGACGTTCTCCCTCGATGACATGATGAAGGCTGTTGTCGTGCATTCGGCCAACGACGCGTCGGTGGCGGTCGCGGAATATATCGCGGGCTCGACTGACGCATTCGTAGTGATGATGAACCAGAAGGCCGCCGCGCTCGGGATGAAGGACTCGCACTACTACTCGGTTCACGGTCTGCCGCCCGCGCGGGGACAATCGGCCGACGTCGCCAGCGCTTACGACCAGGCAATTCTCGCGCGCGAGCTGATCAAATATCCCGACGTGCTGCGATGGTCGTCGATCGACACCGCGCCGTTTCGCGCCGGAACGTTCACACTGCGCAACACCAACCACCTAGTGCGGACGTATCCGGGATGCGACGGCCTCAAGACGGGATTCTATGACAAGGCGGGCTTCAACGTGGTCGCAACCGCAAAACGCGGCGATCTCAGGCTGGTCGCGGTTGTGCTCGGCAGTCAGCACAAGTTGACGAATTTCAAGCAAGCATCCGAGATGCTTTCGCAGGGATTTCTCAACTACGAGATGCATTCGGTCGCAAAGAAAGGCATGCCGATCGCGCAATCCGTTGCGGTGACCGATGCCGAAACTGCCAGCATCAAGCCGGTATGGGGCGCCGACGCAGGCGTCTTCGTCAAGCGTGGCGACGCAAACAACGCGATCAAGGTCGATTACAATCTGCCGCCTTCGATCGAGGCTCCGGTGAAGGCCGGGCAGCAGATCGGCACCGCTAATGTGACCGCCGGCGGCAAATCGGTGGCCACGATCGCGTTGCTCGCACCTTCCGATATCGCCAAGAAAGCCTCGCTGACTAAACGTTTGTTAGGAATATTCTGA
- a CDS encoding mandelate racemase/muconate lactonizing enzyme family protein, with translation MQITRVEAIALTTPYGTPGAQTRQRSAVFVEVEVADGTVGVGETYLGVYMPELAIEAVKFFEPFLVGRDSTNIAKCWSDCQWLSSYVGRTGPTVMALSAIECALWDILGKRLGVPVHTLLGGAVHDRLPLYASGGVPTFTLAQLVSHAEEAVRDGYLGFKMRANPIAYQPAVETERVAAVREVLGPDRLLAVDAVQNFNPQPWSVKQAMDLLDQLAPYHLAWAEEFLPPFDPAPYAELRARSKVHISGGEGITTSAAFAQWLRAGAFDIAQPDATIVGGIGEARRVCELAAAQYVRVAMHVWGGGPTMMANYHLGFTQPNCFILERPVMRNPLEVETLVEPLKVVDGYLLPPTAPGLGVELSAEVKARYPYRRGSASLFG, from the coding sequence ATGCAGATCACTCGAGTCGAGGCTATTGCTCTGACCACTCCGTACGGCACGCCCGGCGCTCAGACCCGCCAGCGCAGCGCAGTCTTCGTCGAAGTGGAGGTCGCAGACGGCACCGTGGGCGTCGGCGAGACGTATCTCGGCGTGTACATGCCGGAATTGGCGATCGAGGCTGTCAAGTTCTTCGAACCGTTTCTCGTCGGCCGCGACAGCACCAACATTGCGAAGTGCTGGAGCGATTGCCAGTGGCTCTCGAGTTACGTGGGCAGGACGGGGCCCACCGTGATGGCCCTGTCGGCGATCGAGTGCGCGCTCTGGGACATCCTGGGCAAGCGGCTCGGAGTCCCGGTGCACACCCTGCTCGGCGGCGCCGTTCACGATCGTCTTCCGTTGTACGCGAGCGGCGGTGTCCCAACTTTCACGCTCGCCCAGCTCGTGAGCCACGCGGAAGAAGCCGTCCGCGATGGATACCTCGGCTTTAAGATGCGGGCGAATCCGATTGCGTACCAGCCAGCCGTCGAGACCGAGCGGGTTGCCGCCGTGCGAGAGGTGCTCGGACCGGACCGTCTGCTCGCGGTCGACGCCGTGCAGAACTTCAACCCTCAGCCTTGGAGCGTGAAGCAGGCAATGGACCTGCTCGATCAGTTGGCGCCGTATCACCTCGCGTGGGCTGAAGAGTTCCTGCCCCCCTTCGATCCCGCACCTTACGCGGAATTGCGGGCTCGCAGCAAAGTCCACATCTCCGGAGGCGAGGGCATCACCACCTCAGCCGCGTTCGCGCAATGGCTCCGTGCCGGCGCCTTCGACATCGCGCAACCGGACGCGACGATCGTCGGGGGAATCGGCGAAGCCCGCCGAGTATGCGAGCTGGCTGCCGCTCAGTACGTGCGCGTCGCGATGCACGTGTGGGGCGGCGGGCCGACCATGATGGCGAACTACCACCTCGGCTTCACCCAACCGAACTGCTTCATCCTTGAGCGACCAGTGATGCGCAATCCACTGGAGGTCGAGACCCTGGTCGAGCCGCTCAAGGTCGTCGACGGATACCTGCTGCCACCGACGGCTCCCGGACTGGGCGTCGAACTCAGCGCCGAGGTCAAAGCCAGGTATCCTTACCGGCGCGGCTCCGCGAGCCTATTCGGATGA